TCGTTTGTGAATTTATCAAAGAAAAATCCCTATTAAAAACAACGATGAACAGCATCCGATTCTGATCGTTTCTTACAGAACTAGACTGGCAAAAACAGAACCAAACTACTTCGGCAAGAATGTAATCTTGCTACAAGCCTTCACAAACCAAAGAAAATTTAAAGAGCAACGGAACAGAGAAATTGGCAACAGAACGGGGTTGGGTAACAGTAACTAACTGAGGGGAATTTCAACCTTGGCAAGGCTCAAAGATGCCTTCTCTATCATGAATTTCTAGAAAAGACATCCTAGGTAGGCAAAATCAGGAAATGTATTTTTTCGGAATTGCAGCTCCCATCGTATACTTGGGGTCAACAAAATTTCCCAAGCGGACCTTACCACACTGGCTCAACATCATATAGGCGTCGTAGCGTTCAAAACCAAAATCCCGCTCAAGCCAATAGATCAGTTCCCGATAGGCAATTCTACACGCATCTTCCAGAGGTCTGGTGCTGCCAATCGCCATGATGAAATCATCTGCTTCAAGGCGTGGCCACTCGATATTGTAATTTTTAATCACGTTTACGGTAAAGGTTGTAAAAGTTGGATACTCGACAGCTACCCCGCAAACCTCTCCGTCACCCTGGCAGGCGTGGGCATCTCCAATAAATATACGAGCACCTTCAACCCGCACAGGTAGATAAGTCACAGTACCGGGCCCCATGTCAGGCAAGTCCATATTCCCACCGTGGCTATCCGGTGTTAGGGAATTGATTGAATCAATTTCCGGTGAAGTACTCAGCGTGCCAATGTGGGGACGATATGGTAGCTTGATTCGGTCGCTCCAGTGGACAGTCTCTTCGTCCACATGAATCTTACGGACAATCTCTGGCAACGGTTCGTTTAATGTTGCAGTCAGATTGGTTCCGGTCAAAGCACCGAATTCAGGAATCATGCAGCAGGTGCCCCGAGGCTGATCACCACGAGGCACCATTTTTTCAATGTGAATGCAAATCGTATCTCCAGGCTGTGCACCCTTGACCATAATGGGGCCACATTGAGGATTAAGATAAGGCATTTTGAGAAGCTTTGTTGGTTTGTCAGATTCCGATCGAATTTTTCCCTCAAAAGCATCGTGTGTTTCGGCAACAATTGTATCTCCAGGCTCTACTTCCAAAACGGGATTACTGTAGGGCCCAATTGTATAAACGTATGTCCCTTGCTTTTCAGCGCTTAAATGATGGACTTTGCCGGTGGGGGCTTTAGCAATACCATGCTTGTACATCATCGAATCACTTACCCAATCATTGGGATAAGACCGCATGATCATTTCCATGTCTACCTCTTTAGGCTAGATTGACAAAACTTGGCTAAGCTTTTCTTCATTCCGAACCGCATCAGAATCAAGCATAGCAACAACAGAACCCTTCTCAACAGCGTACGCTCTGTCAACTGTGTTAGAAATCAATGAAGCATTTTGATCA
The window above is part of the SAR324 cluster bacterium genome. Proteins encoded here:
- a CDS encoding acetamidase/formamidase family protein is translated as MMYKHGIAKAPTGKVHHLSAEKQGTYVYTIGPYSNPVLEVEPGDTIVAETHDAFEGKIRSESDKPTKLLKMPYLNPQCGPIMVKGAQPGDTICIHIEKMVPRGDQPRGTCCMIPEFGALTGTNLTATLNEPLPEIVRKIHVDEETVHWSDRIKLPYRPHIGTLSTSPEIDSINSLTPDSHGGNMDLPDMGPGTVTYLPVRVEGARIFIGDAHACQGDGEVCGVAVEYPTFTTFTVNVIKNYNIEWPRLEADDFIMAIGSTRPLEDACRIAYRELIYWLERDFGFERYDAYMMLSQCGKVRLGNFVDPKYTMGAAIPKKYIS